From Laspinema palackyanum D2c, the proteins below share one genomic window:
- a CDS encoding DUF4255 domain-containing protein produces MIPAVAQTLAEILAGGTSSVSMEQIDFNSPTPELNNQAPRLNLYCYDVRENPQMQPSHQQTDASTLWFDVSFLLTAWDVTALGEQHLLSEALTVLIQHRCLPSERLAPALRGKGTLPMRISADRLSEIAAIWTALGVPLRPGLYLTVTVPFTSQTEPAMKEIAFTSIQ; encoded by the coding sequence ATGATTCCTGCTGTTGCTCAGACCTTAGCAGAAATCCTGGCAGGCGGGACCTCATCGGTCAGTATGGAGCAAATTGATTTCAATTCTCCAACTCCCGAGCTGAACAATCAGGCTCCGAGGCTCAACCTCTACTGCTACGACGTTCGGGAAAACCCCCAAATGCAACCCTCCCATCAACAGACCGACGCCTCAACCCTTTGGTTTGATGTCTCGTTTCTGCTCACGGCTTGGGATGTGACCGCCCTAGGGGAGCAGCACCTGTTGTCAGAAGCATTGACTGTGCTCATCCAGCACCGTTGTTTACCGTCCGAACGTTTAGCTCCAGCCTTGCGAGGCAAGGGAACTTTACCGATGAGGATTTCTGCGGATAGGCTGAGTGAAATTGCAGCAATTTGGACTGCATTAGGCGTACCACTACGTCCGGGTTTGTATCTAACTGTAACTGTTCCGTTCACCAGCCAAACTGAACCCGCTATGAAGGAAATTGCTTTTACCTCAATTCAATAA
- a CDS encoding DUF928 domain-containing protein: MRSPKLIHLMSILAVVLSPALVTLSGFSPVRAQSQPGQLLALNFPSAPRNIGGPRSSAGGGVRGNGNDTCIEGESPLTPLMPTHDIVKTVTPNPEFFMFVPKNSADSGEFVIVDGNGNDVYLSTFQLSEAPGVVKVSLPANTDLEIGKVYDWQFSLICDPGDRQADVFVQGQIEPTELTEEMQAQLDQAQPLDQVQLYVDQSLWNEAVSLLAQFRNSNPTEWQGLLKYVGLESIASEPLPIQTIGTSQN, encoded by the coding sequence ATGCGATCGCCCAAACTGATTCACTTAATGAGTATCCTGGCAGTGGTCCTGTCTCCGGCTTTGGTCACCCTTTCGGGATTCTCCCCCGTCCGCGCCCAATCTCAGCCGGGGCAACTCCTCGCCCTCAACTTCCCTTCTGCACCCCGCAACATCGGTGGTCCCCGCAGTAGCGCCGGGGGAGGAGTTCGAGGCAATGGGAATGACACTTGCATCGAGGGTGAATCCCCCTTGACCCCCTTAATGCCCACCCATGATATCGTCAAAACCGTCACGCCCAACCCGGAATTTTTCATGTTTGTCCCCAAAAATAGCGCAGATTCGGGAGAATTTGTGATTGTTGATGGGAATGGCAATGACGTTTATCTCTCTACCTTCCAGCTATCCGAGGCCCCGGGCGTCGTCAAGGTCAGCCTCCCTGCCAATACCGACCTGGAAATTGGCAAAGTCTATGATTGGCAGTTTAGCCTAATCTGCGATCCGGGAGACCGCCAAGCCGATGTATTCGTGCAGGGTCAAATCGAACCCACCGAACTGACCGAGGAAATGCAAGCTCAATTAGACCAGGCACAGCCCCTGGATCAGGTGCAACTGTATGTTGACCAAAGCTTATGGAACGAAGCGGTTAGTCTGCTTGCCCAATTCCGTAATTCTAATCCCACGGAGTGGCAAGGACTGTTAAAATATGTCGGCTTAGAAAGCATTGCTTCGGAACCTCTGCCGATCCAAACTATTGGAACATCGCAGAATTAA
- a CDS encoding MBL fold metallo-hydrolase, with translation MKLTFLGSGSAFTVGANNYQSNVLLESDRGTKLLIDCGSDIRFSLHEAGYSHLDITDIYISHLHSDHAGGLEYISFTTKFDPRCQRPRLYISKEIAGDLWAHTLSGGLRSIQGDVTELETFFEVEKVPRNGHFIWENIQFNLVKVIHIDNGYFVMPSYGLFFELEGKQIFFSTDTQLCREEIGEYYEQADLIFQDCETSQFPTTVHAHYQELVALPDAIKNKMWLYGYQPGPLPDAEQDGFLGFVQRGQQFEFALSPLQAETIVTV, from the coding sequence ATGAAATTAACCTTTTTAGGTTCTGGCTCGGCTTTCACCGTGGGAGCCAATAATTATCAATCGAATGTTTTGTTAGAGAGCGATCGCGGAACCAAACTCTTGATTGATTGTGGTTCTGATATTCGCTTCTCTCTCCATGAGGCGGGATATTCCCATCTGGATATCACCGATATTTACATCAGCCATTTGCATTCGGATCACGCCGGAGGATTGGAATATATTTCCTTTACCACCAAATTTGACCCCCGATGCCAAAGACCCCGCCTTTATATCAGTAAAGAAATAGCTGGGGACCTCTGGGCCCATACCCTCTCCGGGGGCCTCCGTTCCATCCAAGGCGATGTTACAGAACTAGAGACGTTTTTTGAGGTGGAAAAAGTTCCCCGCAATGGACATTTTATCTGGGAAAATATCCAATTTAATTTGGTCAAAGTCATCCATATTGATAATGGTTACTTTGTCATGCCCAGCTATGGATTGTTCTTTGAACTCGAAGGAAAGCAAATCTTTTTCAGCACCGATACCCAATTATGTCGGGAAGAAATCGGGGAATATTACGAGCAAGCGGACCTGATTTTCCAAGATTGTGAAACCTCTCAATTCCCCACCACTGTTCACGCTCATTACCAGGAATTAGTCGCCTTACCCGACGCCATCAAAAATAAAATGTGGTTGTATGGGTATCAACCCGGACCCCTTCCGGATGCGGAACAAGATGGATTCCTCGGGTTTGTCCAACGGGGACAGCAGTTTGAATTTGCGCTCTCTCCCCTCCAGGCAGAGACCATTGTCACAGTCTGA
- a CDS encoding phage tail sheath family protein has translation MPLDYFAPGVYVEEVDRGSRPIEGVSLSVPGFIGFTEDVRGDAEVFQPMMVTTWDQYLEYFGKPGSDGFTDFDAYLPFAVYGWFLNGGGRCWVSSIGTKLPGSEPAPPEKTATKLLTSSGRPALLFNLKGAAGETEDGDAPALPAATGRVTVKVESSTPKPPEDEDAEPPIDDGQFFKVTVRRGDTVLETYENLTMKEDVEAELGTYVLTALQESEAIDVSIPEGLGAISPLSKRPGNGTYEVAPPPPFIQDPDRLPRELQGKRDDRTGVQGIFEIDDVAMIACPDLMRVYQEGLMDIDQVHGVMEMMVSMCENSAPSPPFRMVVLDPPPIKPGKNENRAVAPEQQKPQDVAKWLREGFNRRSMFAALYYPWIKVANPRNGGRPIAIPPCGHMMGVWCRTDETRGLFKAPANDTPRGVIGLAYETNFREQELLNPLGINCIRNFSNYNRGIKIWGARTLAEPDNIQWRYIPVRRMMSYIEKSIEIGTQWVVFEPNDSTLWGRVTRTVSSFLEGLWRQGALVGGTAGESFFVKCDGELNTADTMMMGRLYIEVGVAPVRPAEFVIFRISQWAPGQ, from the coding sequence ATGCCCTTGGATTATTTTGCTCCTGGCGTCTACGTTGAAGAAGTAGACCGAGGTAGTCGCCCGATCGAAGGCGTCAGTCTCAGCGTTCCTGGCTTTATCGGCTTTACCGAAGATGTCCGTGGTGATGCCGAAGTCTTTCAACCCATGATGGTCACCACCTGGGATCAATACCTAGAGTATTTTGGCAAACCCGGTTCTGATGGGTTTACCGACTTCGATGCGTACCTCCCCTTTGCTGTTTACGGATGGTTCTTGAATGGCGGCGGTCGCTGTTGGGTGAGCAGTATTGGGACCAAACTCCCCGGTTCTGAACCCGCACCGCCGGAAAAAACTGCCACGAAATTGCTCACCTCCTCCGGTCGTCCCGCCCTATTATTCAACCTCAAAGGAGCCGCAGGGGAAACCGAAGATGGGGACGCGCCAGCACTTCCGGCAGCAACCGGACGGGTGACGGTCAAAGTGGAAAGCAGCACCCCGAAGCCCCCAGAAGATGAAGATGCCGAGCCCCCCATTGATGATGGTCAATTCTTCAAGGTTACCGTCAGACGAGGGGATACGGTACTGGAGACCTACGAGAACCTGACCATGAAAGAAGATGTAGAGGCCGAGTTAGGCACCTATGTCTTGACCGCATTGCAGGAATCTGAAGCGATCGATGTCAGCATCCCCGAAGGTCTAGGAGCCATCTCGCCCCTCTCCAAGCGTCCCGGCAATGGCACCTACGAAGTTGCCCCCCCACCCCCCTTCATTCAAGACCCCGATCGCCTACCCCGAGAACTCCAAGGCAAACGCGACGATCGCACCGGCGTCCAAGGGATCTTTGAAATTGACGACGTAGCCATGATCGCCTGTCCTGACCTGATGCGCGTCTATCAAGAAGGACTCATGGACATCGACCAAGTACATGGTGTGATGGAAATGATGGTGAGTATGTGTGAAAACTCTGCTCCCAGTCCCCCGTTCCGCATGGTTGTTCTCGACCCACCCCCGATCAAACCCGGAAAAAATGAGAACCGCGCCGTTGCTCCCGAACAGCAAAAACCCCAAGATGTAGCCAAATGGTTACGCGAAGGATTTAACCGCCGGTCCATGTTTGCCGCCCTTTACTATCCCTGGATCAAAGTCGCCAACCCCCGCAACGGCGGTCGTCCTATCGCCATTCCCCCCTGCGGTCACATGATGGGCGTTTGGTGTCGCACCGATGAAACCCGGGGTCTGTTCAAAGCTCCCGCCAACGATACTCCCCGGGGTGTGATTGGTCTAGCTTACGAAACCAACTTCCGCGAACAAGAACTATTGAACCCCCTGGGGATCAACTGTATCCGTAACTTCTCAAACTACAATCGCGGCATCAAAATCTGGGGCGCACGCACCCTAGCCGAACCCGATAACATCCAATGGCGTTACATTCCCGTGCGTCGGATGATGAGCTATATCGAGAAATCCATTGAAATCGGCACTCAGTGGGTCGTATTTGAACCCAACGATTCCACCCTCTGGGGACGAGTCACCCGCACTGTTTCCAGCTTCCTAGAAGGTCTCTGGCGTCAGGGCGCATTGGTGGGCGGTACTGCAGGAGAATCCTTCTTTGTCAAGTGCGACGGCGAACTCAACACCGCCGACACCATGATGATGGGTCGTCTGTACATCGAAGTCGGAGTCGCTCCTGTGCGACCCGCCGAATTCGTGATCTTCCGCATCAGCCAATGGGCACCGGGCCAATAA
- a CDS encoding CHASE2 domain-containing protein produces MWNQLKRQVWEWRGVWIAAPSVTVAVILLRFTGVLQPWEWAVYDLYMRARPSEPPDNRIAIVGINEADVRELGQAIIPDRVYAAVIENLKAMNPRAIGLDVYRDQPVEPGHAALRQVFESTPNLVGIQKVIGDRDRDTIAPPPGLQYAGSNDMILDEDQVKRRGLVMVNDEAGNLIYSFSLYLAGLYLDAEGIAPEAIDGSESWKFGDQVFSRFEPNDGGYVGADHGGYQVLLNYAGPSRHFETVSLMDILRNRVPPDWGRDRIILIGAVGESFQDLFFTPYTKEAGNRMAGVEVHATLVSQMISAALDDRPVIKTIQEPYEWLWIFLWGSLGAFLIWKWRYVGGAGWLSVQRTAAAVLSAVALVGITYGVFLLGWWIPVVPPALALLGSATAIVAYVARTAGDIRKTFGRYLTDQVVANLLENPEGLKMGGERRKLTIFTSDLRGFTALSERLPPEEVVKILNFYLGYMADVITSYQGTIDEFMGDGILVLFGAPTSRPDDAKRAIACGISMQLAMRHVNAKVVEWGLPELEMGIGINTGEVVVGNIGSEKRTKYGVVGSQVNLTYRIESYTTGGQILISEQTLLDAGGEDVVEIEGKREVMPKGVKDPLMIYDVSGIKEPYHISLTREEEMFLPLSEQIPIQYTILEGKHISETRLIGHLVQLSAKGAQVRTEPGAGDIIPVGLTNLKLNLLEGNFEGSREDIYAKVLEKPAAEPHCFYIKFTAKPPAVAAHLEQMYKSILAVTPS; encoded by the coding sequence ATGTGGAATCAATTAAAACGGCAAGTTTGGGAATGGCGCGGGGTCTGGATTGCTGCTCCTTCAGTAACGGTAGCGGTAATCCTCCTGCGTTTTACTGGTGTATTACAGCCTTGGGAATGGGCCGTCTACGATCTGTATATGAGGGCGCGACCCTCGGAACCTCCAGATAACCGAATTGCCATTGTTGGGATTAATGAAGCCGATGTGCGCGAATTAGGACAAGCCATTATTCCCGATCGCGTTTATGCGGCAGTGATCGAAAATCTCAAAGCCATGAATCCTCGGGCGATCGGCTTAGATGTCTATCGGGATCAACCCGTTGAACCCGGTCATGCTGCACTCCGTCAGGTTTTTGAATCTACACCGAATCTGGTGGGAATTCAAAAAGTGATCGGGGACCGCGATCGCGACACCATTGCACCCCCTCCGGGCTTACAATATGCCGGTTCCAATGACATGATTTTGGATGAAGATCAGGTCAAGCGCCGGGGGTTGGTGATGGTGAATGATGAAGCCGGAAACCTCATCTACAGTTTTAGTTTATATCTAGCAGGTCTCTATCTCGATGCCGAAGGAATTGCCCCGGAAGCCATTGACGGGAGCGAATCCTGGAAATTTGGGGACCAAGTTTTCTCTCGCTTTGAACCGAACGATGGGGGCTACGTTGGCGCAGATCATGGGGGCTATCAGGTCCTGTTAAACTATGCCGGTCCCAGCCGACATTTTGAGACGGTTTCCCTGATGGATATCCTCAGAAATCGAGTCCCGCCCGATTGGGGACGCGATCGCATTATCTTGATTGGAGCCGTTGGGGAAAGCTTCCAAGACTTATTTTTCACCCCCTATACCAAAGAAGCGGGCAACCGCATGGCGGGGGTGGAAGTTCACGCCACTCTCGTCAGCCAGATGATTAGTGCGGCCCTCGACGATCGCCCCGTGATTAAAACCATACAAGAACCTTACGAGTGGTTGTGGATTTTCCTCTGGGGCAGTCTGGGGGCATTTCTGATCTGGAAATGGCGCTATGTCGGGGGCGCAGGATGGCTCTCAGTTCAACGCACCGCAGCGGCGGTTTTGTCTGCGGTGGCCCTGGTGGGAATCACTTATGGGGTATTTCTGTTGGGATGGTGGATTCCCGTGGTGCCTCCGGCTTTGGCCTTACTCGGTTCCGCTACGGCGATCGTTGCTTACGTTGCCCGGACTGCCGGAGATATTCGTAAAACCTTTGGTCGCTATCTCACGGATCAAGTCGTCGCCAATTTACTAGAAAATCCGGAAGGATTAAAAATGGGCGGGGAACGACGCAAACTGACGATTTTCACCTCAGATTTACGCGGATTTACGGCGCTTTCTGAGCGATTGCCTCCAGAAGAAGTGGTTAAAATTCTCAACTTTTATCTGGGATACATGGCCGATGTGATTACCTCTTACCAGGGAACCATTGATGAGTTTATGGGAGATGGTATCTTAGTGCTATTTGGTGCACCGACCTCCCGACCGGATGATGCAAAAAGGGCGATCGCCTGCGGAATTTCCATGCAGTTAGCCATGCGTCATGTCAATGCCAAAGTGGTGGAATGGGGACTGCCCGAACTGGAAATGGGAATTGGCATCAATACCGGGGAAGTCGTCGTGGGCAATATCGGTTCGGAAAAACGCACCAAGTACGGAGTCGTCGGCAGTCAGGTCAATTTAACCTACCGCATTGAATCTTATACAACAGGAGGGCAAATTCTGATTTCTGAGCAGACTCTCCTCGATGCCGGAGGTGAGGATGTTGTCGAAATTGAGGGTAAACGTGAGGTGATGCCCAAAGGGGTGAAAGATCCGCTGATGATTTATGATGTGAGCGGGATTAAAGAGCCTTATCATATCTCCCTAACCAGGGAAGAAGAGATGTTTTTGCCTTTGAGCGAACAAATCCCCATTCAATACACCATTTTGGAAGGAAAGCACATCAGCGAAACCCGCCTAATCGGTCATTTAGTCCAGCTTTCGGCTAAAGGGGCTCAAGTGCGAACCGAACCGGGAGCCGGGGATATTATCCCCGTCGGATTGACCAATCTCAAGCTCAATTTATTGGAGGGGAATTTCGAGGGCAGCCGGGAAGATATTTATGCCAAGGTTTTGGAAAAACCCGCCGCTGAACCCCATTGTTTTTACATTAAGTTTACGGCAAAACCCCCGGCAGTGGCGGCTCACCTAGAACAGATGTATAAGTCAATTCTGGCTGTTACTCCGTCCTAA
- a CDS encoding phage tail protein, producing MPEFPELLATSRFYLELHLADSVDAIDAYFMECKGFKTSQEIIEICEVTPQMWGKDGKSRGRMIRTKIPGNISYTNLTLRRGLTVSMTVWNWLEAIQEGSWAVQRRDGSLTLYDQGAQAQVRFEFKRAWPVSYSISDVSVSSGDLEIEELEVAVEELKRVKVV from the coding sequence GTGCCTGAATTTCCTGAATTACTTGCAACTTCGCGATTTTACCTAGAACTTCACCTAGCCGATAGTGTCGATGCGATCGATGCCTACTTTATGGAGTGTAAAGGGTTTAAAACTAGCCAGGAAATCATTGAAATCTGCGAAGTCACCCCCCAAATGTGGGGCAAAGATGGTAAATCCCGAGGGCGGATGATCCGGACTAAAATTCCGGGGAATATCAGCTATACCAATTTAACCCTGCGTCGCGGTCTAACCGTGTCCATGACCGTCTGGAATTGGTTGGAAGCAATTCAAGAAGGATCTTGGGCCGTACAGCGGCGAGATGGCTCCTTAACCCTTTATGATCAAGGAGCACAGGCTCAGGTTAGATTTGAGTTTAAACGGGCATGGCCGGTGAGCTATTCTATTTCTGATGTCAGTGTCAGTAGCGGTGACTTGGAAATAGAAGAACTAGAAGTGGCTGTGGAAGAGTTAAAACGGGTTAAGGTGGTGTAA
- a CDS encoding phage tail protein, with amino-acid sequence MPVDKEPLSQARFEFAADGLGKDLLVESVSGVKMTIPVTNADGAFGVKTGSKVNRQAAPSAVESSDVTVTFVTSSKDPKAVSKWFYDSHSTPDLGGATGTKGKTDQATLTVFKQDGSPSATWTFKGVMPMTYKMSELDAAGNQSLKETITFCYEYVERTK; translated from the coding sequence ATGCCAGTCGATAAGGAACCACTTTCTCAGGCTAGATTTGAATTTGCCGCCGATGGGTTGGGCAAAGATCTATTGGTGGAATCGGTTTCGGGAGTGAAAATGACCATTCCCGTGACCAATGCCGATGGTGCATTTGGGGTAAAAACTGGAAGTAAGGTCAATCGTCAAGCTGCACCGTCCGCTGTAGAATCGAGCGATGTCACCGTGACGTTTGTGACCTCTAGTAAAGACCCTAAAGCGGTTTCCAAGTGGTTTTACGATTCCCACTCAACGCCAGACTTGGGCGGTGCGACGGGAACCAAAGGGAAAACCGATCAGGCAACCTTGACGGTGTTCAAGCAAGATGGATCACCCTCCGCAACCTGGACCTTTAAAGGGGTGATGCCGATGACTTATAAAATGTCGGAGTTAGATGCGGCGGGAAATCAGTCCCTCAAAGAAACGATCACGTTTTGTTATGAGTATGTGGAACGCACGAAATAA
- a CDS encoding DUF6760 family protein, with protein MEQLYQEVATIAFHFHWSLDEILRLEHGERRRWIATIAQLKRMP; from the coding sequence TTGGAGCAGCTGTACCAAGAGGTAGCGACGATCGCCTTTCACTTTCACTGGTCCTTAGATGAAATTCTCCGTCTCGAACATGGAGAACGACGGCGTTGGATTGCGACGATCGCCCAATTGAAGCGGATGCCGTGA
- a CDS encoding mechanosensitive ion channel domain-containing protein — protein sequence MNEALKRIAAQSLSWFTTPIPLGNYSVSISAMLQLIIWVCIVLFLSRALKKFLKYRLLVKLGIDEGNREAMATIISYSSSMLGLIIVLQSTGFNLGSLLVIAGGLGVGIGFGLQEVTRNFISGLTLLIERKLKVGDFIEFDGMSGYVKEVSLRSTLIRTRDGGDVVVPNSKLVENKVLNWSYDSFHARIQIPVGVAYNSDTVLVTETLLNAAYMEPAVLHDPPPKVLFKNFGDNALNFELWVWVNRIDREPFIRSSLNFIIEYNLRQNHITVPFPQRDLWIRNGEDLSRLGRKKFQQNGHSPEMITEPVAVATSNKPLSLKDLLRQVTYFQNFTDLELRQLIEIGHRKRLYPSQVLFQEGDPGDAFYIVLSGSVEVFVEKINKHLTNLGAGKFFGELSLMLGIPRTASVRALEETILFTIHHNGFQSILREHPELAEEIVQELCKHQEELAQRQQQLRTMGLLDATEDDKNPVVWVRKRLQNLFHL from the coding sequence ATGAACGAAGCTTTAAAAAGAATAGCAGCACAATCCCTTTCCTGGTTTACCACTCCAATTCCCCTCGGCAACTATTCAGTGTCAATCAGTGCAATGTTGCAACTGATTATCTGGGTCTGTATTGTTTTGTTCCTATCCCGCGCCCTCAAAAAGTTCCTCAAATATCGGCTGCTCGTTAAGTTAGGAATTGACGAAGGAAACCGCGAAGCAATGGCAACCATTATCAGCTATAGCAGTTCCATGTTAGGGCTGATTATTGTGTTACAAAGTACCGGATTTAACCTCGGTTCCCTACTCGTCATTGCTGGAGGTTTAGGGGTTGGGATTGGTTTTGGACTTCAGGAAGTGACCCGCAACTTTATCAGCGGTCTGACCTTACTCATAGAACGAAAACTCAAGGTTGGGGATTTTATAGAATTTGACGGAATGTCAGGTTATGTCAAAGAAGTTTCCCTGCGATCGACCCTGATCCGGACCCGTGATGGGGGCGATGTCGTCGTTCCGAACAGTAAACTCGTTGAAAATAAAGTTCTGAATTGGAGCTACGACTCTTTTCACGCTCGGATTCAAATTCCTGTGGGAGTTGCCTATAATAGTGACACGGTTTTAGTCACCGAAACCCTCTTAAATGCGGCTTATATGGAACCGGCAGTATTGCACGACCCTCCCCCAAAAGTCCTGTTTAAAAATTTTGGGGATAATGCCCTCAACTTTGAACTGTGGGTTTGGGTAAACCGGATTGACCGCGAACCGTTTATTAGGAGTTCTTTAAATTTTATTATTGAGTACAACCTGCGCCAAAATCATATTACAGTCCCCTTCCCGCAACGGGATTTATGGATTAGAAATGGAGAAGATTTAAGCCGGTTGGGGAGAAAAAAATTCCAACAGAATGGCCACAGTCCGGAGATGATAACCGAGCCTGTAGCAGTTGCTACCTCGAATAAGCCGTTATCACTGAAAGATTTGCTGCGGCAGGTGACTTATTTTCAAAACTTTACGGACCTGGAATTAAGACAACTCATCGAAATTGGTCATCGGAAACGCTTGTATCCCTCCCAGGTTTTATTCCAGGAAGGGGACCCGGGAGATGCCTTTTATATCGTGTTATCCGGTTCCGTGGAGGTATTTGTGGAAAAAATTAATAAGCATCTGACTAACCTAGGGGCAGGCAAGTTTTTTGGGGAATTGTCTTTAATGTTAGGAATTCCTCGAACCGCATCGGTGCGAGCCTTAGAAGAAACCATTTTGTTTACGATTCATCATAATGGCTTTCAAAGCATCTTGCGGGAGCATCCCGAGTTGGCTGAGGAAATCGTTCAGGAATTATGTAAACATCAAGAAGAATTAGCCCAGCGGCAACAGCAATTACGAACAATGGGGTTGTTAGATGCTACGGAAGATGATAAAAATCCGGTGGTTTGGGTGAGAAAGCGGCTGCAAAATTTGTTTCACCTGTAG
- a CDS encoding phage tail protein: protein MADLFVISSNRFSFTYGGKEFPLLKISGIDVQAKTAGHKSPIASGKNAQMSRQTVSTGYYNNQNVTIEAVLQDGVKTLYDIFKKGMPATYGGDGKWSGNFSDAAITIFDPDAKAVLTYNLKSCQIVSYEVSEFNVSGDQFLTEKFELNVESVERKQ, encoded by the coding sequence ATGGCAGATCTGTTTGTAATTTCCTCGAATAGGTTTTCATTTACTTACGGAGGAAAAGAATTTCCACTACTTAAAATTAGTGGCATTGATGTCCAAGCCAAAACCGCAGGACATAAATCCCCCATCGCCTCGGGGAAAAATGCTCAAATGTCCCGGCAAACTGTTTCAACTGGCTACTATAACAACCAAAATGTTACCATTGAAGCAGTCCTCCAAGATGGCGTTAAAACCCTTTACGACATTTTTAAAAAAGGAATGCCTGCCACTTACGGAGGGGATGGAAAATGGAGCGGTAATTTTTCCGATGCGGCGATTACTATCTTCGATCCCGATGCGAAAGCAGTCTTAACCTATAACCTCAAAAGCTGTCAGATAGTCAGCTATGAAGTCAGTGAATTTAATGTCAGTGGCGATCAATTTCTGACAGAAAAATTTGAACTGAATGTAGAAAGTGTCGAACGGAAGCAGTAG
- a CDS encoding sensor histidine kinase, translating into MRNPTPSRSQSLAIESVCHQQIQQILGYLPLVGAWIVYPDFEEGQLRRWVGEARADRPEFNEAELSYLKSEVWLPPELPLARLSQLNAYYVYPLPPLVDGASSKCLRKIDSDLGGLSECLSTGIVPQGDRAESVETTAHGENHPSSELAPSCSYLLLWAAQSLSPLQVEFVEQQMPMLHHYLRGALTSNCQSEELQLLRQSLHKAEHQLRNSLALISLYAETLCLGLPTGPFQEQATVIRESVSELSANLTTLLNCGKPAQKLPEHRHDLCQIVEETLKFMQPRFQEKDIKVEASKTSVMLPLDRWQIKQVFENLLNNAIAFTPLGSRITCEWRVFYNEVLVSVRDQGLGLSREDLQQAFTPFYTRRPGGTGLGLPIAKKIILDHQGSIWVQNHPEGGALFSFTLPRYPQSD; encoded by the coding sequence GTGAGAAACCCCACTCCTTCGCGATCGCAATCCCTAGCCATTGAGTCAGTCTGTCACCAGCAGATTCAGCAGATCCTCGGCTATCTGCCTTTGGTCGGTGCCTGGATTGTTTACCCGGATTTTGAGGAGGGACAACTTCGACGTTGGGTGGGTGAAGCGAGGGCCGATCGCCCGGAATTTAATGAGGCGGAGTTATCTTACCTAAAGTCTGAGGTTTGGTTACCCCCTGAGTTGCCGTTAGCTCGTCTGTCTCAACTCAATGCCTATTATGTTTACCCCCTCCCTCCCTTGGTTGATGGGGCTTCCAGCAAGTGTCTCCGGAAGATAGACTCCGATTTGGGTGGGTTATCAGAGTGCCTCTCCACGGGGATTGTTCCCCAGGGCGATCGCGCTGAATCTGTAGAGACCACAGCCCACGGTGAGAATCATCCCTCTTCTGAACTCGCTCCAAGCTGTTCCTATCTCCTGTTATGGGCTGCTCAATCTCTGTCGCCCTTACAGGTAGAATTTGTCGAACAACAGATGCCCATGCTCCACCATTATCTCCGGGGTGCTCTTACCTCGAACTGCCAATCTGAAGAACTTCAATTACTGCGGCAATCTCTCCATAAGGCGGAACATCAATTGCGGAATTCTCTGGCTCTGATTAGCCTTTATGCTGAAACCCTTTGTCTGGGATTACCAACGGGTCCCTTTCAAGAACAAGCTACAGTGATTCGGGAATCGGTCAGTGAACTCAGTGCTAACTTAACCACCTTACTCAATTGCGGAAAACCGGCTCAGAAATTGCCGGAACATCGCCATGATTTATGCCAGATTGTCGAGGAAACTCTCAAATTCATGCAACCCAGATTCCAGGAAAAAGATATCAAGGTTGAGGCTTCTAAAACTTCCGTGATGCTCCCCCTAGATCGATGGCAAATCAAACAGGTGTTTGAGAATCTCTTGAATAATGCGATCGCCTTTACTCCCCTCGGCAGTCGGATTACTTGCGAGTGGCGAGTTTTTTATAATGAGGTGCTGGTCTCCGTGAGGGATCAGGGTTTGGGCCTTTCCCGAGAAGACCTGCAACAGGCATTTACCCCCTTTTATACCCGACGACCTGGGGGAACTGGATTGGGGTTACCCATTGCCAAAAAAATTATCCTGGACCATCAGGGCAGCATTTGGGTCCAAAATCATCCCGAAGGTGGGGCGCTCTTTTCTTTTACCCTGCCCCGTTATCCTCAATCGGATTAG